The window GGCAGGAACCGGATTCTCAAACAGGAGCACGCGCAGTTCCTATTTATCAAACCACCTCATATGTGTTTAAGAACACCGAGCATGCTGCGAATCTATTTGCCCTGAAAGAGTTCGGCAACATATATTCCCGAATAATGAACCCGACCCAGGATGTCTTTGAGCAGAGAATAGCCGCGCTTGAAGGAGGAACGGGCGCATTAGCGACCGCATCAGGCCAAGCGGCTGAGCTGATTGCTCTGTTCA of the bacterium genome contains:
- a CDS encoding PLP-dependent transferase, whose amino-acid sequence is MAQDKKKLGFDTLALHAGQEPDSQTGARAVPIYQTTSYVFKNTEHAANLFALKEFGNIYSRIMNPTQDVFEQRIAALEGGTGALATASGQAAELIALFTIAQAGDEIISASTLYGGTHTLLHYTLPKMGINVKFVDPSDPSAFKNAITDKTKAIYGESVGNP